The following DNA comes from Synechococcus sp. CC9616.
GGAGTCTGTGAATCACTGCTTCCAAGCCTTTCTCAACTCAGGGAGTCCCTGCAACGCAAAGCCGATCAGTGGAAAGACCTGATCAAGATTGGGCGCACGCATCTGCAGGATGCGACGCCACTGACCCTGGGCCAGGAAATCTCGGGTTATGTCGACATGCTGAAGGACAACATCAACCGCCTGGAGGCATCTCTGACGGGGGTGATGCGTCTCTGCATCGGTGGCACAGCTGTGGGGACCGGCATCAATACCGACGAGGGGTTCGCTGAAGCTGTTGCCGAGGAGATCTCAGAGCTGACGGGACAACCCTTCTGCTCCGGATCGAACAAATTCAGCCTTCAGGGAGCCCATGACGACCTGGCCTGGCTCAGCGCCGCCTTGGCCAATCTGGCCGGCTCACTTCTCAAGATCACCAACGACATCCGCCTGCTGTCTTGCGGACCCCGGGCTGGTTTCAACGAACTGCAGCTACCGACCAATGAGCCGGGTTCCTCGATCATGCCCGGGAAGGTGAACCCAACGCAGTGCGAGGCCCTGGCCATGGTCGCAATGCAGGTGATCGCCAACGACCATGCGGTTCAGATGGGGAATGGTGGCGGTCATCTCCAGATGAATGCCAGCAAACCGCTGATCATTTTCAACATCATGAAATCGATCAAAATCCTCACTGACGGCTGCAGCAATTTCCGGCGATTCCTCGTCGACGGTCTGGAGGCCAATGTCGAACAGATCAACCGCTATGTGGAGCGGTCGCTGATGTTGGTGACCGCCCTCAGTCCTGTGATCGGTTACGAGAACGCCTCTGCCATCGCTCACCATGCCCATGCCAATGATCTGACGTTGAAGCAGGCGGCACTCGAGCTTGATCTGGTGAGTGAAGACGACTTCGATCGCATCGTGGATCCCCGTCGCATGATTCATCCAGGCAGTCCTGAACAACGCAGCTAGCCGTTACGTCCGTATTGCGAACGGAACCACTTGGTGATCACCCATTTGTGACCCTCCTCCACCGGCATCGCTTCATGCAGCGTGAAGGGATTCGGGGTTCCATCCGCCTGCAGGTTGTTCCAGGCGAGCCCGAAGCCTGGCAACGGCGTGAAGCAACGACCAAGCCGCTTGAAGCAGGTCTCCCCCCCGCGCTCGACGGCATTGAGGTAGATCATCACGGTCCAGGTTCTCTGGCCTCCTTGCCTGGTGTGCTCGTCGAATTCCTTTGTCCCCGGGCTGAACCAATCGGTGTGTTCCTTGAAGTATTCGCCGTGGTCGTAACGCTGTCCCTGAATGGGTTCTGAGAGTCGGGGATCCACTCCCACCAGATCCGCAAAGCGTTGATCCAGGCGCGCGGCCAGATCGGGGCTGTTCTGGCGGAGATGACAGGTGCGGCTCGTGCGGTAATCGCGACTGCCTCGCGTCACGGTGGAGGGTTGCAAGGAGCCGTTGATCGCATCAATGACGTCCTGGCATTCCGATGGGGAGAGCAGGTCAGGGATGTCATACAGCTGAGCCAGCGGAGTATCCAGACGCCAGGCACGCGGCCGATGCTCAGGACGCGTGAGGGGTGCTTGAAACCAGTGCAGCCACGATGGTGCGTCAATGGCGGAATCATCCCAACGCGGGGACGATTGCTGAGGGGAGGCCAGCACCGCCTCGATCTCCTGGCGATCGAAACCCTGCTGCATCGCCCGCTCGATCAAACCATCGCGATCACAGCCGCGATCACGGTTATGCAGCAACCAATCCCTCCAGGTCTCAGGAATGGCTGCTGCGTCGGACATCAAGCCTTGAGCTTCGTACTCAGAATTCTGTTAGCCAGCTTTGGATCCGCCTTGCCGCCGGTCTTCTTCATCAGCTGACCGACGAAGAACCCCTGCAGTTTGGTTTTGCCACCACGAAAGGCCTCCACTTCAGCGGGGTGGGCCGCAAGCAGCTCATCCACGATCGCTTCGATCGCCGCAGGATCGCTGATCATGCCGAGACCGCGCCCATCCACGATCGCTTTTGGAGATCCGCCCTTCTCCAGCAGCTCGGGAAGAATCTCCTTGGCGATCTTGCCGCTGATCTTGCCGGATTCAATCAGTTGCACCATCTCCGCCAGCTGCTCCGCACGAAATGGCAGCTCTGTGTAGCTGAGCCGATTGCTGTTCACATAGGCGGCAATGTCACCGGTGATCCAGTTGGCCGCAAGCTTGGCGTCCGCTCCAGCACTCACCACAGCTTCGAAATAGTCCGCCATCGGGCGTTCATCGGTGAGCACGCGCGCGTCGTACTGGGATAGTCCAAGGGCTTTGGCATAACGGTGACGCTTGGCCGCCGGCAGTTCCGGAAGTTGCGAGCGCCACGATTCACGCTGTTCGGAGCTCACCTCGATCGGGCCCAGATCCGGATCGGGGAAATAGCGGTAATCACTGGCTCCCTCCTTGCTGCGCATGCTCTTGGTGAGCTGCTTGCCCTCATCCCAGAGGCGGGTTTCCTGCACGATCGGCTCGCCGCTCTC
Coding sequences within:
- the fumC gene encoding class II fumarate hydratase → MTQTFREERDSLGPIQVPSERLWGAQTQRSLKYFSIGEDRMPKDMIRAYALVKKAAAITNARSGRLGQNQAELIIRACDELLEGSHDQEFPLFVWMTGSGTQFNMNVNEVISNRCCQISGGALGSKQPVHPNDHVNMCQSTNDSFPTAMHIAAVLGVCESLLPSLSQLRESLQRKADQWKDLIKIGRTHLQDATPLTLGQEISGYVDMLKDNINRLEASLTGVMRLCIGGTAVGTGINTDEGFAEAVAEEISELTGQPFCSGSNKFSLQGAHDDLAWLSAALANLAGSLLKITNDIRLLSCGPRAGFNELQLPTNEPGSSIMPGKVNPTQCEALAMVAMQVIANDHAVQMGNGGGHLQMNASKPLIIFNIMKSIKILTDGCSNFRRFLVDGLEANVEQINRYVERSLMLVTALSPVIGYENASAIAHHAHANDLTLKQAALELDLVSEDDFDRIVDPRRMIHPGSPEQRS
- a CDS encoding 2OG-Fe(II) oxygenase: MSDAAAIPETWRDWLLHNRDRGCDRDGLIERAMQQGFDRQEIEAVLASPQQSSPRWDDSAIDAPSWLHWFQAPLTRPEHRPRAWRLDTPLAQLYDIPDLLSPSECQDVIDAINGSLQPSTVTRGSRDYRTSRTCHLRQNSPDLAARLDQRFADLVGVDPRLSEPIQGQRYDHGEYFKEHTDWFSPGTKEFDEHTRQGGQRTWTVMIYLNAVERGGETCFKRLGRCFTPLPGFGLAWNNLQADGTPNPFTLHEAMPVEEGHKWVITKWFRSQYGRNG